Proteins from a single region of Pyrus communis chromosome 6, drPyrComm1.1, whole genome shotgun sequence:
- the LOC137736954 gene encoding protein COFACTOR ASSEMBLY OF COMPLEX C SUBUNIT B CCB4, chloroplastic, producing MEAGSLVRSPIPWTPKRPFRRRLVPAFPRSIRASNSDTRYRGPKPKRNWVADWVSNNDDAARSLPIYAGGASLMAVLFNRTVSDIALVADASSSQSRADLLTLGLAVTNILAGLVWLSIRPKSISKVSPEGVECEQMHPNLPKTLLSELLWAWESLSSVTCCRSLVIVYDGRCILQIGFAAESSNGDGKAVDVDADKLMQGSLYRGVMKSGVQSYLANLYLYPGKSELPFLPSNTQAVILQPLGDKGIAVIGGDTVRGFTSSDQAWISLIGEKLDSTLSKYVENLPLAVQDPVLK from the exons ATGGAAGCGGGAAGCCTTGTCCGCAGTCCAATTCCATGGACTCCAAAACGCCCTTTCCGACGTCGTCTCGTCCCCGCTTTCCCGCGCAGCATCAGGGCTTCGAATTCAGACACTCGTTACAGAGGCCCAAAGCCCAAGAGAAATTGGGTCGCCGATTGGGTCTCCAACAACGACGACGCCGCTCGGAGCTTGCCGATATACGCCGGCGGTGCCTCCCTCATGGCCGTCCTCTTCAACCGCACCGTTTCGGACATCGCTCTCGTCGCTGACGCCAGTAG TTCACAGTCCAGAGCTGATTTATTGACGTTGGGATTGGCCGTGACCAACATACTAGCAGGTTTGGTGTGGCTGTCGATCAGGCCAAAATCTATATCTAAG GTGAGTCCGGAAGGGGTCGAATGCGAGCAGATGCATCCGAATCTTCCCAAGACTCTACTTTCTGAGTTGTTGTG GGCATGGGAATCTCTCTCCAGCGTGACATGCTGCCGGTCTCTAGTTATAGTTTATGATGGAAGATGTATCCTTCAGATTGGTTTTGCAGCCGAATCTTCCAATGGTGATGGAAAGGCTGTGGATGTGGATGCTGATAAACTGATGCAAGGATCACTCTATCGGGGGGTTATGAAATCAGGAGTTC agAGCTATTTGGCCAACCTATATCTTTATCCTGGGAAATCCGAGCTACCATTTCTGCCTTCAAATACGCAG GCAGTAATATTGCAGCCACTTGGAGACAAAGGGATTGCTGTAATTGGTGGTGACACAGTAAGAGGATTCACATCGTCTGATCAG GCATGGATTTCATTAATCGGAGAGAAGCTCGATTCTACGCTATCAAAATACGTGGAAAACCTCCCATTGGCTGTACAAGATCCGGTTCTGAAGTAA
- the LOC137737878 gene encoding transcription factor MYB1R1-like, protein MSRTCSQCGNNGHNSRKCTDVSGGGCGGPTTENGIMLFGVRVTEGNAFRKSVSMNNLSQCGRQADTNAEAGYASDDVVHASGHRRERRRGVAWTEEEHKLFLVGLQMVGKGDWRGISRNFVKTRTPTQVASHAQKYFLRRNNHNRRRRRSSLFDITTDTPLNSLMEEDLGETSPSVVPVLPFPPQPHSNLGCNILGGFPVSTFPAALPVTGEGSPIQSKLISSGLNMKSLQDMQQSQTKVSQTTTRPIRPIPLHPPVVPPSSKLAGFNLKNKYSSSPTRDPLPLSLKLSTTPSEEQSPTTTSHSSTFQAISSGTDSIISVA, encoded by the exons ATGTCTCGCACGTGCTCTCAGTGTGGGAACAACGGCCACAACTCCCGCAAATGCACGGATGTCAGCGGCGGAGGCTGTGGTGGCCCGACCACCGAAAATGGCATCATGCTTTTCGGTGTTAGAGTCACGGAGGGAAACGCGTTCAGGAAGAGCGTCAGCATGAATAACTTGTCCCAGTGTGGGCGGCAGGCCGACACAAACGCCGAAGCGGGTTACGCTTCCGACGACGTCGTCCACGCCTCTGGACACCGCCGCGAGCGCAGGAGAG GTGTTGCGTGGACGGAGGAGGAGCACAAACTGTTCTTGGTGGGTTTACAGATGGTAGGGAAAGGAGATTGGAGGGGGATATCTAGGAACTTCGTGAAGACTCGTACGCCGACTCAGGTGGCGAGTCATGCTCAAAAGTACTTCCTCCGGCGCAACAACCATAACCGACGACGCCGCAGATCTAGTCTCTTCGACATCACCACCGATACCCCC TTGAATTCATTGATGGAAGAAGATCTAGGCGAAACCTCACCATCAGTTGTACCAGTATTGCCATTCCCACCACAGCCACACTCTAATTTGGGTTGCAATATTCTTGGAGGGTTTCCAGTTTCGACTTTTCCCGCAGCCCTACCTGTCACTGGTGAAGGCTCACCAATACAAAGTAAGCTGATATCATCAGGATTAAACATGAAGTCATTACAAGACATGCAGCAGAGCCAGACAAAAGTCTCACAAACAACTACTAGGCCCATCCGTCCGATCCCACTTCATCCTCCGGTTGTCCCTCCATCTTCTAAACTGGCCGGTTTTAACTTGAAGAATAAGTACTCATCGTCACCCACCAGAGACCCACTGCCATTGTCTCTGAAGCTCTCTACGACTCCATCCGAGGAGCAATCGCCCACGACGACGTCGCATTCGTCTACGTTTCAAGCCATTTCTAGCGGCACTGATAGTATCATTAGCGTTGcttaa
- the LOC137736781 gene encoding probable inactive receptor kinase At1g27190 — protein MKAILVMVSLLLVNSLLPCYSLEDDVACLEGVKSSLTDPEGRLGQWDLANRSVASICKLVGVSCWNEKENRLISLQLPSMELAGKLPESLKFCHSLQSLDLSSNALSGSIPPQICNWLPYLVTLDLSGNALSGSIPPEIVNCKFLNTLVLNDNRLSGSLPYELGRLDRLKKLSVANNYLTGTIPPDLSKFEKDDFDGNGGLCGKPLGSKCGGLSSKSLGIIIAAGAVGAAGSLILGLGIWWFFVRAGRKKRSFGDGVGGGEKSEGGWVDLLRSHQAIQVSLFQKPIVKVRLADLLAATNSFDPQNIVISTRTGVSYKAVLPDGSAMAIKRLNACKLGEKQFRSEMNRLGQLRHPNLVPLLGFCVVEEEKLLVYKHMYNGTLHFQLHGSGNVNSQYGSLDWPTRLRIGVGAARGLAWLHHVCQPPYMHQNISSNVILLDYDFEARITDFGLARLVASRDSNDSSFVDGDLGEFGYVAPEYSSTMVASLKGDVYGFGVVLLELVTGHKPLEISNVVEGFKGNLVDWVNHLSNTGRSMDAIDNVLSGKGHDDEILQLMRIACTCVVSRPKDRPSMYQVCESLKSFAEKHDVSQQYDEFPLVYGKAVPES, from the coding sequence ATGAAGGCCATTTTGGTCATGGTCTCCCTCTTGCTCGTCAACTCCCTCCTCCCCTGCTACTCCCTCGAAGACGACGTCGCATGCCTCGAGGGAGTGAAGTCCTCGCTCACAGACCCAGAAGGGCGGCTGGGCCAATGGGACCTCGCCAACAGGTCGGTGGCCTCCATCTGCAAGCTGGTTGGTGTTTCCTGCTGGAATGAGAAGGAGAATCGCCTCATCAGCCTCCAGCTCCCGTCGATGGAGCTCGCCGGAAAGCTCCCGGAGTCTCTCAAGTTCTGCCACAGCCTCCAGAGTTTAGACCTGTCCAGTAACGCTCTCTCCGGTTCGATTCCTCCCCAAATCTGCAACTGGCTTCCTTACCTCGTAACACTGGATCTCTCCGGCAACGCACTCTCCGGTTCCATCCCGCCGGAGATCGTCAATTGTAAGTTCCTCAACACTCTAGTTTTGAACGATAATCGCCTCTCCGGTTCTTTGCCCTACGAGCTCGGCCGGCTTGATAGGCTGAAGAAATTGTCCGTCGCTAATAACTACTTAACTGGTACGATTCCGCCGGATTTGTCGAAATTCGAGAAGGATGATTTCGATGGGAACGGTGGTCTTTGTGGGAAGCCTCTGGGGTCGAAATGTGGTGGATTGAGCAGCAAAAGCCTCGGCATTATAATCGCCGCCGGTGCTGTTGGTGCTGCCGGGTCTCTGATTTTGGGATTGGGCATTTGGTGGTTTTTCGTCAGGGCGGGTCGGAAAAAGCGAAGCTTTGGTGATGGTGTTGGCGGTGGTGAAAAGAGTGAGGGTGGCTGGGTTGATTTATTGAGGTCTCACCAGGCTATTCAGGTGTCCCTGTTTCAAAAACCCATTGTGAAAGTCCGGTTGGCGGATTTGTTGGCCGCCACCAACAGTTTCGACCCCCAAAACATTGTCATTTCTACGAGGACCGGTGTTTCTTACAAGGCTGTGCTACCTGATGGGTCGGCAATGGCGATTAAGCGGCTCAATGCGTGTAAGCTTGGTGAGAAACAGTTTAGGTCGGAGATGAATAGGTTGGGGCAGCTCAGGCATCCGAATTTGGTGCCTTTGTTGGGGTTTTGTGTTGTGGAGGAAGAGAAGCTTTTGGTGTATAAGCACATGTACAATGGCACATTACACTTTCAGTTGCATGGAAGTGGTAATGTGAATAGCCAGTATGGTTCTTTGGATTGGCCGACTCGGCTCAGGATTGGTGTAGGTGCGGCCAGAGGGCTTGCCTGGCTTCACCATGTGTGTCAGCCGCCTTATATGCATCAGAACATTAGCTCGAATGTGATCCTTCTTGACTATGATTTTGAAGCTCGCATAACGGATTTTGGGCTGGCAAGGCTGGTGGCTTCTCGTGATTCCAATGACAGTTCGTTCGTAGATGGGGATTTGGGAGAGTTTGGTTATGTGGCTCCTGAGTACTCGAGCACAATGGTGGCATCGTTGAAAGGGGATGTGTATGGATTCGGGGTGGTTCTTTTGGAATTGGTGACTGGACACAAGCCGCTTGAAATCAGTAATGTAGTGGAAGGATTCAAGGGGAACTTGGTGGATTGGGTGAATCATTTATCAAACACTGGTCGAAGTATGGATGCCATTGACAATGTCTTATCCGGGAAAGGTCACGATGATGAGATTTTGCAGCTTATGAGGATTGCTTGTACTTGTGTTGTTTCTAGGCCAAAGGATAGGCCTTCCATGTACCAGGTTTGCGAGTCATTGAAGAGTTTTGCTGAGAAACACGACGTCTCCCAACAGTATGATGAATTTCCGTTAGTGTACGGCAAAGCTGTTCCTGAATCCTGA
- the LOC137736782 gene encoding serine/threonine-protein phosphatase PP2A catalytic subunit, whose amino-acid sequence MPSHSDLDRQIEHLMECKTLPEAEVKTLCEQARAILVEEWNVQPVKCPVTVCGDIHGQFYDLIELFKIGGNAPDTNYLFMGDYVDRGYYSVETVTLLVALKVRYRDRITILRGNHESRQITQVYGFYDECLRKYGNANVWKFFTDLFDYLPLTALIESQVFCLHGGLSPSLDTLDNIRALDRIQEVPHEGPMCDLLWSDPDDRCGWGISPRGAGYTFGQDIAAQFNHTNGLSLISRAHQLVMEGYNWCQEKNVVTVFSAPNYCYRCGNMAAILEIGENMDQNFLQFDPAPRQIEPDNTRKTPDYFL is encoded by the exons ATGCCGTCTCATTCGGATCTGGACCGTCAGATCGAGCATCTGATGGAGTGCAAGACGTTGCCGGAGGCGGAGGTGAAGACGCTGTGCGAGCAGGCGAGGGCGATCCTGGTGGAGGAGTGGAACGTGCAGCCGGTGAAGTGCCCCGTCACGGTGTGCGGAGATATACACGGCCAGTTCTACGACCTCATTGAGCTTTTTAAGATAGGAGGGAACGCTCCCGATACTAATTACCTTTTTATGGGTGATTATGTAG ATCGTGGGTACTATTCTGTGGAGACTGTCACGCTTCTGGTCGCCCTGAAAGTCCGTTATAGAGATAGAATTACAATCCTCAGAGGAAATCACGAGAGCCGGCAAATTACTCAAGT GTATGGTTTTTATGACGAATGCTTGAGAAAGTATGGGAATGCCAATGTCTGGAAGTTCTTTACCGATTTATTTGATTATCTTCCCCTGACAGCCCTCATTGAGAGTCAG GTCTTCTGTTTGCATGGGGGTCTTTCACCATCTTTGGACACATTGGACAATATCCGAGCTTTGGACCGTATACAGGAG GTTCCACATGAAGGACCAATGTGTGATCTCTTGTGGTCTGATCCAGATGACCGCTGTGGGTGGGGAATATCTCCGCGGGGTGCTGGTTATACATTCGGGCAGGATATAGCTGCTCAGTTTAACCATACCAATGGACTGAGTCTGATTTCAAGAGCTCATCAGCTTGTCATGGAAGGATACAATTGGTGCCAG GAGAAGAATGTGGTGACTGTTTTCAGCGCTCCAAACTATTGTTATCGGTGTGGGAACATGGCTGCAATTTTGGAAATTGGCGAGAACATGGACCAGAATTTTCTGCAGTTCGACCCAGCCCCTCGTCAAATTGAGCCGGACAACACACGCAAGACTCCcgattattttttgtaa